The sequence below is a genomic window from Methanosarcinales archaeon Met12.
CTCTCCCCCCACTTTAGGTCATATCTATATCCTCAAGTTATGACCACCAACGTGACATGTCAGGCAGTCCGTGAACACAGTGCCATGAGGTAGACCATGACATGCGGCATCATTACAGGATAATGTGTGGTTCGGAGATGGTGGGTGTTCTGGGTGGCATGATACGCACGCAACTCTCGCGTGCCCCGCACCACGTGTCGCTATGATATCGGCCGGTTCAACATGACAAGATGCACACCACTTATCGGGTATGGGTAACACATATACGACGGGTATTTCATCGTGCCCGTGTGGATGACATCTCAGACACTCTATATTTGTCAATCCGGGATAGTGTCCTGAAATAACAGAATGGCAGACCATACAGGCAAGCGTCGCTTCGGCTTCATGCTCCGGATGACAGGCCGAGCACGCTACATAGTCGTGTTTAGATGGGTGTTGATATACCACTGCTGCGACATCGTAATGACATGCCGCACATGCCTCATCTGTCATCGCCTCCATGTTAAGTCGCAGTATGGCATGGGGATCGTAATGGCATAACGTGCAGTTCAAAAGCAGTGGGTCAACTCCATGGAAAACGTCATGACATGCGGCATCATCACAGGATATTGTGTGGTCTAAGGCCGGAGGATGTGCTGGATGACAGGCTGTACACCTCATTCTGCCATGAAAGCCCCCCTCAGCTTGGAGGGCATCATACTCTGCCCTATGGCAGAAACCACATTGTGCATCTGTGAATCCTACTACTGGCTCTGCTACTGGTGGCTCAAATTCTATGCATCCACTAATGCTTGCAAGAATAACAATAATCGCCATCATTGAAATGAGTATGACTTTTGAAACCATTTAAATCACTTATATCCCCTTGTCCTTGCTATACATCCTAATTAGTTATATAATTTCACTTATAAGTCTTTTTTGGTATGATATCATTATGCTCTTATTTTACTATGGAATCTCAACAGCCTCCGAAACTCCTGCCTCTGCGAACGTAGTCATCTCTTTCAATATCTTTGTGCTCGCCTCCACAATGCTTATTCCAAATGCGGCACCCGTCCCCTCCCCTAACCGCATGCGTAGATTGAGAAGGGGGCATAGACTCATTCTCTCCAACATGACTTTGTGACCGTTTTCTACTGAACAATGAGAGGCAATTATATACTGGTTGGCTAAAGGAGCGAGCTCTGTGGCGATGAGAGCACCAGCAGTAGAAATAAATCCGTCTATCACCACCGGTATCCTATGGGCTGCTGCACCCAAGACCACGCCAGCCAACCCACCAATCTCAAAACCCCCAACTTTTGCCAGGACATCTAATGGGTCATTTTTGTCTGGAGAGTTAATTTCAAGCGCCTTTTTAATTGCCCTTATCTTAGCCTCAAGTGCAGTGTCGTCAATTCCTGTGCCCCTGCCTGTAACTCTTTCAACTTTTTCCCCTGTGATGGCAGCCACGATTGCACTGGACGGAGTCGTGTTTCCAATGCCCATGTCCCCTGTTCCCACGATGTCCAGACCTCTTTTCAGTTCATCTTCAAAGACCTCTATCCCGGCTTCAATCGACCTCACCGCTTGTTCGCTACTCATAGCCGGACCCTTAGTCATGTTTTTCGTTCCATAATCTACTTTTTTATTCACTATATTTTGATGCTCCACCTCAGCAGCCACACCCATATCGACAACTACAACTCGAGCACCAACATGCCGGCCTAAAACGTTTATACCTGCTCCGCCCCTAATGAAATTATAAACCATCTGAGGAGTTACTTCCTGGGGAAACAGACTCACCCCCTCTTCTACAACTCCATGATCGCCTGCCATCGTTATGATAACTTTATCGCGTATTTCTGGCATGGGATTTCCCGTAATGCCTGCCACTTTGATCGATAGGTCCTCCAGTATTCCCAGACTTTCCTTGGGTTTGGTCAATATATCCTGCCTTTCCTTAGCAAGCTTCATTGCATTTTTATCCAGCAGTTCTATTTGAGCAATTATCTCTCTGATTTTCTGCATTCTACCTACGCTCCAACACAGTATATGCTGCGGCCCATGTTGCTCGCTCTGCCTCTTTTTCCGTCTCGCCAGTTCCGATGATCAGCACATCGCCTTTTTCCATTTTCATGTCCTCGCAGAGCACTCTCGTTCTTGCCTGCATGCGTCCATCTGCTGTGAACATGGGGATTCTTGGATCATCTTCGTCAAGTAGGATGGTAGTTGCGCCCATGGTGCCTGCTGATATCGCCGCATCTCTCTGCTCCATCCCAGATTTTATGAGCTTAGCAGCGTCTCTGATGAGAATGGCAGAATTCGCTTTTCCAATCGTTATGGTACCGGCTGCTATATGTGGCTTGTAAGAGACCTTCTTTTTGATATCCATCAGCATTTTATCTCCTCTTTTGGTCAACTGACATCCTTTGGCAGATGCGCTCACCAGCCCCAGACCATACAGCTTCTCGATTAAG
It includes:
- the cobT gene encoding nicotinate-nucleotide--dimethylbenzimidazole phosphoribosyltransferase — translated: MQKIREIIAQIELLDKNAMKLAKERQDILTKPKESLGILEDLSIKVAGITGNPMPEIRDKVIITMAGDHGVVEEGVSLFPQEVTPQMVYNFIRGGAGINVLGRHVGARVVVVDMGVAAEVEHQNIVNKKVDYGTKNMTKGPAMSSEQAVRSIEAGIEVFEDELKRGLDIVGTGDMGIGNTTPSSAIVAAITGEKVERVTGRGTGIDDTALEAKIRAIKKALEINSPDKNDPLDVLAKVGGFEIGGLAGVVLGAAAHRIPVVIDGFISTAGALIATELAPLANQYIIASHCSVENGHKVMLERMSLCPLLNLRMRLGEGTGAAFGISIVEASTKILKEMTTFAEAGVSEAVEIP